TCCAGTCGAGAGTTGTATCTTGCCACCGGGtgagataaaaaagaaaagtgtatttttaaCAGACTGAACTCTGTAAAACAATCTTAATAATGGCAGTTTTGTATGTTATTCACTCACTCTTCACTCCTCCCGAGCTGATCTGTTACCTGAACCGGTGCAGTTGTATTATCATTGGTGACCACATATAAATGAACACGTGCTGAGTAGTTTTGTGGaacatttatctgaaaattgtggtCCGCCTAGGTACTAATAAAGAGGCTCACTTGATAATCGCAATtgtaaagttttggaaaattttggatatttgaATTGTTGAATACACCGGGATAAGATGTCCCAATAGTTGTGTTTGCCGGTTTATCAAATGTAACAACTCCGCCGCTGCATTCTAAAACTTAAGTTATGATGTGCAACCGAATGTTTCAACTAACCTGGAATAGTAGCATTTGAAAAAGCTATAACAATggtaaaaatgagaaatatagCTTTCATTTCGAAATGAAACATGTTCTGAGCTCCGTTGCAGTCAATATATGTACTACGGCTGTTAACTGATAAGAAGtaattacattaaaaaaaccgataacgcccaaaatgttgaattatagttgattcaaatttatttatcatTTCTAGAAAACGTTTGtcttaatgttttattttgaaatgtagaAGAATTTGTTGCTGGGTGATCCATTTGGTGACATGTCCTTTGGGTGACATGACAAGTCTTTTGTAATCTTGGTCAGATCGGTGATCTTTAGCAAATAATGCACAGAGTACTAAGAATTTCCAACTTGAATTACTCTCCTTACCGGATTGTTTAAAAGTACACTTACATTATCGTACTGTAAAGCTActtaagaaaaatatttaaatcgtgaattgaaattcaaactaCATTTCGAtcccaaaaactaaaaaatcaatgatatCACTGTGCAAGTCGACGAAACCGATGAAAAGACTGATAGGCACTTATcggtttctaaaaatttgtgtaTAACGATCAAAAGCTGAACTGTATCTATTTTGGTAACTGGAGAATCGCTACGAGCGGAGGTTTAGGAAACCCTCAAGAACTTAATCTGAATTCAGTACGTAAAAATATAGCAAAAGAATTTTTTACACTGCTCTCATGAAAATATGACTgcattttgtttccaaaacttAACAGATCACTGATTGCACTATGAATGTCTGCAAATACTGATAAGAGTCCTGATGACAAAAATTCGGTCTTGTACAATCAGCAAATTCAAGACAATGAGTTGTGACAtcattgattatttttctttatttttgccttttctgaCACGAATATATCAGCTGAACTCTCGATTCAGCAGGACACAAGTTTTGCAGTGACAAAACTTCCGTTGACGTTAATAGGGTTTTGAATTCACCTGCACAAACATGTATCTCTTCACTTCAATAACACATTCGACACTTAAAAATGGCTCCCTTTTGTGAAAATCACTACCTGGCAAGTCCAGACTTCCTCAAAACAGCTTTTCATGTGATAACAGGCCTTGCAACCCCAATTCATGCGTTCGGATTTTACTGTATTATCTATAAAACTCCAGTTCATATGAAAACCGTGAAATGGTTGCTTTTCAATTTGCACTTCTGTTGTATTATGCTTGATATTACCATTAGCTTCTTGGGTATTCCATATATCATATTCCCGGCTATGGCGGGCTATGGACTGGGTCCAATTGATTCTCCGGGCTTGATTTTCTACCTAGGAGTTACTTTTGTAACCTGTGAGTGATCAAGCAATCTGGGAAGGAATGagacaattttaaaacatattttgtgGCTGTTTTCTGTTGCCTTGTTTTTGCGCTGGAGTTGCGGTTGCGTTGCGATTGCGCTGAAGTCGCCATGCGGCACTCCTCTTAACCTCGTTTGAACCTCGCTTGCTTAAAATCCTCTACTCGTACTTTCCAGGTGTTTCCACTGCAATATTCGTGacatttgaaaatagatttttcaccTTATTCGCCCAAACATccaattggaaatattttcgaaaatacgCAATTGGCTTCAGTTACATAATCATACCATTATACTATCTACCTATCCAGTTCTTACTTCCTGATCAAATAACTGGAAGAGAACTCTCATGGGCGGTAGGTAAATTCTGTTCCGCTTTCTGCTCAAACTTACCACTTGCAGATGCTTGACTGCATACCGGAACTACCGAGCGATGGGAGGCTGCTGTTCGTATTTCAAGTTGAGAAACTTGCTCCGGCTCTCACAATGATGGTATCTGAAAGTGTTCCAACAATTCAAGTGGggtcctttttctttttgaacgTTTATAATTTGATATTTGCCAGTCCTAGTGGGATATCCAGAAAGACAGTGCAAATGCAGCATAGGCTGGTGATAGCCTTGATAATTCAGGTTTGCTGACCAATCAGTGTTTATGCACTTTTGGGCCAAACAATAATTGATCAGAaagatttggaatttttcagacctCTGTATCACTATTCTTCTTCCTCGTCCCAATCAACCTCATTATatcatttgtattttttcatcatcaaaatcaatttcacaataatttgatattttttgccTTGGCAATTCATGGAATCGCTTCTACACTAATTATGGTATTTGTGCACAAACCTTATCGAGACTTTGCTTTATCTCCATTTgactaatttttcaagaagccGGTGGTTTTAGAGGTTTTACCGGTTAATTCTACTTCTAGGACAGTGtaaagatgttttttttaagaaatgaatttttctaaaaaacaatGCACACATTTTTCACTTACCGATTAAGCTTGGGCATCAGATGTACAtatacctgaaaaaaaaaatgaacatagATTGAGCTCTCCTCGATTGCCTTTTATACTTTGTTTGTACAGGTGCAAGCCTTCAAATCCGATTTCGATACTGTGGGCGTGCGTATTTGAGCCAAATATAGTCGTTAGTCTTTTCAACCTAGTAATcttttggacaattttttatcGTCCAAGCAAATAGGTGAGGTTTGAACTTCACAGGATTTAGAACCAATTCGCATTTAAGACAGTAAAGTCATATACACATTATGAATACCTAATAAACATAATATTTAACCGAGCAGCTAACATTCCAgtttagaaaatattcaaagacTGGAATAACCATTCTTCTTTGCACTACCCCTTTGAGCCCGATGGATTTGCTCTAGACTTTCGACATCTCCATTACTCAAGAATGTAACACGAAATtgcacaacaacaacaactttagtttactgaaatttaaagAGGAGCACTGTAAAGGGCCAAAGGTTATTGCAGTAGACACTAAacgaaatttttgagcttgGCACGAATAGTGTCAATATTTAACAAATTACACTCATAAACGAGCCAAACAGAGATAAATCTGGGTACCACataaaaaacggagaaaaagaGATAATTATTGTTGTTTTAGCTGATcgaaagttttaaagttgtaTACCAAAAGAGTAGGTGTATCGAAAAGCGATAAACCCACTTGCACCTGTTCCAATATGAGTTATGGAATGATGGATACAAAGAGGGTACATGTTTCATTCGACCGTATAAAAGTCGAGGGGCTGGTAGGATTCTTCACTATTCCGACATCTACAATGATCGCTCCAATCGTCTCCATTTTGACTGTCGCTCTATCTTTTGTCCAGGCTCAGGTTGGGCCCGAGCGTAATTGCACCGCTTACGATGCTGTTGCAACTGATGTAAGTTACCTGGTAAAGAGCTTCGTATAAGATTAATTTCAGTTCGTGTACACTCCGGGAGCAACTAACTGTGTTAATACGTATTCAGATAAGACGTGTGAATCCCTTTACGCCATCGCAGCGGCTAATCCAGCACCAGTGCCAGGTCTTAAAACTCTGCGCCCAGGAAAATGTTTTACCACAGCTGCCACTGCCGCTGTTACTTCACCTATCGATGCAGATCTTGTGAGAGCAGCAGTCAGCACTTGTCCAAAGACTTGTGGATATTGTTGCCAAAGTCCTGATTACAACTGTCCTAATGTTCAGTGTAAGATCttcattattcaaaatttgagaaatcatcaaaaagtatttttcagtcCCACGTCTCAATTGCGCCACCATCCTTCCATCCCAATGCACAAATCAACAATTCCGTGTGATCATTGCTCAAGATTGTCCATCTGCCTGTGGGCTCTGTAATGCAGGAGGATGCGTTGATGCGATAATGGGATGTGCAAATGATATATCCATCTGTAATAACGTCGGAATGCAAGATTTCGTCAATCTGAACTGCCAAAGAACTTGCTCCAGATGCTCCTCCGCACCAGTTCCAGGAGGTTGTACCTACAATCGTGACTCTGGCACTTTTTGCGCCGCTTGGGCTGCCAACGGATTCTGCCAGAACGAATTCTACTCTCCTGACCAAAGAAAACAGTATTGCGCCACTACCTGCAAAATCTGTTAAATTAGAGGCTTCCGAAAAACTCAAGCCAAAGACAAAGACATATTGACGACCATATTGACGACCGAGATTAATCAAAGTAGTTAGCTTCTCATTAAGATTTGTGTTAACAGTTTCATGACTGACCACCTTGAAATAAACTCATTTCTTCCGaactgttttcagaaaaacatgaatttaaagaagttttgtaaattttcgacttttacACAGAGAAAATGTAGAATTATAAAAGCAAACTTAATGTGAAGGAATCCTAATTTTTTAGGCTTAATTCCGGCACCCATACAATTGGAAACTGGAGTCCAGAATCGTATGAGATCGTACAATCGATTTTCATTGTCAAAATTTATCTTCCGATAACGAGCGCTTCAGTATAAAAACAAGCCGGACATGGTTTGAATcgtctagaatttttttccccaCATCACAATAGTATACGAAACAATGGATTCATTTGATACGTTTTATTTACACTGAAACCGTTTTTAATCGAATTATCCGCTTTAATACAGAAATGACTTGCTAAGCTCAACAGATGTTATAACATTTAACGTGTTGTCGAGCAATTGTTTCTTATGGAGTATAGACATTGGTGACTGATAATTCttcggttttcaaatttcatcacagttttttcaagaaattgttATGTGATTCTGAATCAAGTTATTGGAACTCCCACAAATTTGATAGCCTTCTTTCTTCTCCAACTCAGCTGTTGTGTGAAAATTATATGCTTGTCGCACTAGTCTTCTAAGCTTAAATCCGGTATAACTTTTAGGTACTGCATAAATCACAATATCGTTCGGTAAAACGATCCATTCCTACTTGGAGACATCGCAACAGTCGACACTCGCGGCAAGCATTTCTATCTGAAAGATCCTCTACTTCAAATCCTTGAAAACTACTTCCCACTACAAATCATTCTTCTGAAGAAAACATGACAACCCGAACACACAAGGGCTCCATAACGGCTGTGACTGGCTTTGTCTCCACAAACTGCACACAATTCAGGAACAGAATTCGCTGAGGTTGAGCTTTGGTGCAAAAACATTTAACTAGTCAGACAAGGCTCCGgtttcggaaaaaatataattatgaaACAAATGAGGCTGGGATGAGAATTATCCCTTTGTTTACAGTTTCGCATGGAATGTGGGCTTCGAAGGCTTGATGGTTGCCAAAGTCAGACAGTTGTTCAAATATACAACGCATTAGCGATCAATTATTTCATATGTAGTTTAGTCATCGGCAACTGGAAACACAGGTTTTCTTATGTATCTGGAGCCGGCCTCGCCTCGCCGCCGCGCCCTCTGTATTTATAGTGAAGCGCGAAACCCCTAAAGTGTCGGCCGCCCTGAATAACTACTTATTATACTACGGTGGCGACGAAAGCCGGCAGTCGTAAGGCACCGTCACCGCGCCGCTCTCCCATAGAATCCCAAGTGTGTACACATTTTGAAACGACTATCATATTCCCGGGGAGACCCGGAAAATAAGCTTGCGCCAACAGGAAAACGGCCGTGGATACGGTAGTTCACAGATTGGTTGGTGGGAGGAGTTTATTTATTGTCTGTCGTTGTTGAGTTGCAGTGCTTTATGATATTTTATTTACACTCATCCGCACTCTCCATTGTCCTATCGGCTTCTCGATGAAAAAAGGGAAGCTCTGCAGATGTTTACACATTATGCACTACAAAGACTATGAAGTTTTCGTACTAgccgaaattttgcgattcaATTAGTTTTAATCAGGTTGGTGCCTTAAAATTGTTACTCCGCAGATTTAAGGAAAGTCAATTGTTCAGCATAGCAAAATACCGTTGATTAGAGGATTGAATAGTTATAGGACGATCCGTTCCTCAATCATGTTGCACTCCGGAATTACGTTCAGCTGAGCTTAGTCCAAGCCGGAGACTGTGGCCGATAGGTTAATGCTGTGATGGCCTAGACTTCTAGGTTGGTGACATAAGCCGTCACCGAGTCAACTAAGTAAGATatctatgaaaatatattttttcggtATTGTAAGAACATATAATACAGTGTGGGaaagttctataggaccccccctaatttgaaggtttgaggaacttccgaaaatttttttgaaaaactgctaatgccattcgtttttaaattgaaaaaaacctatatacatttttttccagaagtttatctcaaaaactgaggtcgcgctggaaaaaacgtcaaaatccagtgtgaaacttctataggaccccccgttttttttcacgatttttactaaaatcaacagattttggaatttttgacaaagctcaaatcaagtttgagttagaaatgagttcagataagcagttttgactttaaaaaattaatacgaaatgttctcgtgggatctccagactggttctgattcttccgatctttgatgttcaagtctgtttcaagcttcctggtgctctcggtaatgccaaaacttgataaactctCTTTAACAAGTTCCTACTAAAATTCCTAGCACACAcaccataaacatttttacgcCATCCCCAAGAAACCAGTCAGAAACAGCGTATTAACAAGTTGcagttatttttgatcaacaaCAGAACATTCATATACTAAAATCAAGAAAGGATCAATAGTTAATCGGGTTTCCTTGTGTGCGGATGATCTCAAACAGTCTGTCCTCCATTGATCTGACCAAACTTTTCAGCTGGTTGTCCGGAATAGACTTCCAAGCGTCGAGAATTCCTTGCTTCAACGATGCAACTGTTGGGTAAGTCTTGTTCTGAGCATACACGATACGGACAAGAATCCcccacaaattttcgattggatTGAGATCAGGACTTCGAGCTGGCCAATCAAGAAGGTTGATCTTCTTGAGCTTGAAATAGTCGCGGGTTGAGTTGCTCACATGGATTGTCGCATTATCCTGCTGAAATCTAAAGTCTTTTCTGGAGTAGTGACGAAGATATTTGGAGAGCTCCAGTTCCAAGACGTTCTGATAGTCAGTGCTGTTCATCTTGCTACTGACGAACTGTATctcaagcttcttcttctccgtgAACGCTCCCCAAACCATCACCGTTCCTCCTCCAAAATTACGCCTCGAAAAAACCATTGGTTCCTTGCGCAAATCGCGCCAATAGTAGCGGCAACCGTCAGGCCCATCGagattgaatttcttttcatcGGAGAAGACAACCTAAAACAATGATCCTAATTATTCACtcttgcttttttaaattctcactttACTCCAATTCGTTCCCATATTGTTCTTAGCAAATTCCAATCGCTTGAGTTTATGGTCTGCAGAGAGTAACGGAGCAGGGCGAAGTTTCTGACGAACGATTACACCAGATCGTTTGATGACATTGAGGATGGTCCTTTTTGAAGCAGACAATTGAAGCTCATTGCGAATATCTCTTGCCGTCTTACAGGAGTTGGAGGCAGCACGAATCACATTTCGTTCGTCACGCACGGAGAGAGCTTTGCGACGAGGAGCTCTTTTAGATGTACCGTAGCTCACCGGATCCTTCAGATACACGCGAATACAGTGTCGAGAACGGGAAATTTTCCTACTCATTTCATGCAGGGACACATTGAGCAATTTCATAACATCCAGCTGAGCGCGTTCAGTGTCCGAAAGGGCAGATCCTTGAGGCATTGCAAGTTAGACTGCTTTCGAAGTAAGCTTTCCAGCCTCTATATGTGTGCCACAACACATGCCACAATTCCACATTTAATAATTCAcgcaaaaaatagtaaataacATCTGTGAGGGACAatttaacttgaaatattGGTCCCATGGAACCTTGtaatcaaagaaaaacgatttgaTTCCTGATAAGCCTTCCATTGTTTCCTGCTGCATATTTTGCCAAATCAGCTTGACTACACAGTCGAAACATCTAAAGTGCGTGCTAGGAATTTTAGTAGGAACTTGTTAAAGagagtttatcaagttttggcattaccgagagcaccaggaagcttgaaacagacttgaacatcaaagatcggaagaatcagaaccagtctggagatcccacgagaacatttcgtattaattttttaaagtcaaaactgcttatctgaactcatttctaactcaaacttgatttgagctttgtcaaaaattccaaaatctgttgattttagtaaaaatcgtgaaaaaaaacggggggtcctatagaagtttcacactggattttgacgttttttccagcgcgacctcagtttttgagataaacttctggaaaaaaatgtatataggtttttttcaatttaaaaacgaatggcattagcagtttttcaaaaaaattttcggaagttcctcaaaccttcaaattagggggggtcctatagaactttCCCACACTGTATAACGTaaagcaaagaaaaatgagtttaTTCCAAGGTGGTCAGTCATGAAATGATTAacacaattttcttttaaaaaacactaTCTACTATCGGTCGTCAATATGATCGTCTATGTGGCTATGTCTTGTCAAACTCCCAGCGATTAGCAGAGTCTGCAGGTAGTGGCGCAATACTGTTTCCTTTGGGCAGGAGTGTAGAAGTCGTTCTGGCAGAATCCATTGACAGCCCAAGCAGCACAAGCGGTGCTTGAGTCACGATTGTAGGTACAACCTCCGGTAACTGTGGTTGAGGAGCATCTGTTGCAAGTTCTTTGGCAGTTCGTGTTGACAAAGGTTTGCATTCCGACGGCGTTACAAATGGAGATGTCATTTGCACATCCCATTACTGCATCAACACATCCTCCCTGATTACAGAATCCGCACGCTGAAGGACAATCTTGGGCAATGATGACACGCCATTCTTGATTTGTGCATTGGGATGGAAGGATGGTGGCACAATTGAGACGTgggactgaaaaaaaaacattcgaaaatctctaaattgctgactttgaaaacttacacTGAACATTAGGACAATTGTAGTCTGCGCTTTGGCAACAGAATCCACAAGTCTTTGGGCATGTACTAACTGCAGCTCTTACAAGATCTGGATCTACTGCACCGATAGCATCTTCTCCGGCGGTGAAGCATTTCAATGGGCGAGGTGTGCTTGTTCCTGGCACTGGTGCTGGCTCATCTGTGGTGATAGCGTAGAGAGATGCACATGTAGAGTCAGCATAGGCGTTGACACAGTTTGTTGCTCCGGGAGTGTAGACAAACTGAAACATTGTTTTCTACAACTAAGATTTGTGCTAATCACTTACATCGACGGGATCAACAGTTGTTGAATAGACGGTGCAATTAAGTTCAGAACCGATTGCTGGCTGAGTTTGAACACAGGGGAATGCCAAAACCACAAGAACGACGATTGAAGCAACCATTTCTGCTTAATAATGCCTATCACATCTCTGGTTCCCTTTTATACAAACTGATTTTACACTAACCCTCATCGCATTCAGTTGTGTATCCACTTATGTATACAGATGCCCTTACAGTATTGAGGCCaatatctttgaaaattatttaatcaGGCGAAAATTTGGCGAAAGTCACTTTTCGAGGCTATTGCGAGTGGGTGTACATTGAAATACTGTCAAACTGGCATCAGACACCACTTGCTATAGATTGAACAAATAGGATACTGTAGAAAATAGTGTTCCtgacaattgaaattttattttcatcgaATCTACAATTTCTAGATTACTCTTTTCATCTCCATATAATTTAAcactaaatattttaataccAATTTGTTATATTGGTGCCTTTTTCATTTACTCGAAATTAAATGTGCAAAATGGACACATGCCCGGGTGACTAATCGTCGGATAAGCCGGATTTGTTGGTTTACTCCttttgtttgttgaaaaaaaaagtaaataaaaaaggcAGCgagtttgaaactttttaaataatttaattctCATCTTTCGAACTAGGACATTTTAAAAACGACAGATGCTTTCAAACACTGATTTTACACAAGATCCGGGTCTCTGGATTGTCATCGGTGTTATCTTTTTACCACTAATGGTGGCCAATATTGTCGCATGGCCGTTTTATCTGCGGCAGTTTCCTAAGAACTTGGTACATTATGAAACGGTGAGCTATTATGACAGTAGTGTAAAGTTTTTAAGTATATATTCATTTTAGAGcccattttttcaagttatagTTCTTGGATACAGATACATCAAGTTCTTTTATCCGGTTCcattgattttcagctttctTGCCATAGCTACAAGTTTTTTTCCGATGTAAGTGTGTACTAATGAACATAcgagatttttcattttatacaACACGATTGTTATAGCGTATCATTATCGATGTTATCCGTGTCAATCAAGTTTATATTTGTGGGTCACATTTATTCGATCACCTATGAAACTTGGCTTGGCTTACTTTCGATTGACCGATTTTTGAGTTCACGGGAATCAGCGGAACCCAATAGATTTTTGACTCAAAGAAGCCTTACAGTATTTTAtctgttatttatttttgtcacGGCCAAAGAATTAGGATTTTATCTTTGGATTTCAATAGTTTCCGAAGACTCTGATAAGAACAAACTGTTGCAAGTGATTTTCTATTACTACACAAGCTACATTTTCttgcaaataattttgttcattGGAATGATATTTCAATTCTTGATGAAATCAGAGTCTCAAGATCAACTTACTCgtcaaacaaaaatcattgGAGCAACCAAGCTTGTAATTGCTTGAATCGTTTTTGAATGCtctaaagattttttttttgcagggcTTGTTTGTTCTATTCCTCTTGGGTATTGTGACAGGATTCGTTTATGTAATATTAAGATAATTTCAAGTGAACAAAGCtctgaaacattaattttcaggttagTACAATCTTCGCATCTATCGACTTCATTTTGGTCCCGTCGGTCATTATGTTAACAGAGATTATGTGCAGTCCAAGTCCAACTGGTGAAACAATTAATTAagatttttggtttaattATACATAAAATAATTCAAGTTACAACTATCTATTGAGTGGTTAACCCGAGCAGAATTTCTGGATCCTTGTGGAAACATAGGCGGGATGCTACATATATTGTTGACAGGAAAGTCTAAAatgctgaaatatttaattatataCATATGTAAGTTCCTggaattgttcttttttatgCGCTTCAAAGCTCACATTCTTTTCTCGCCAATTCCAGTTTCCCACTCCGGATATTTTGAGCATATTCCTGAAACATACATTACACCGGAAATAAGCAGTATCTCTTACTTGAAGAAGACCCGTCACAAATAGCTGGTGTCTTGAATAAACCTAATAATGCCATTGAAATAGATAGAGAATGAAGTTTAATGAATTTCGTTTCCGGCCAAAGAAAGGTTACATAAATGAAGTTTTAATGTGAGAGAGGCGAAGCTCCActtcgctgattggttgacACCCTCCCtgttcaaatattaaattcctagaaaattgatttgagaATGTTCTCTATGATTCGTGCTAGTTTGACAGTACTCCATTAAAAGCCAACTCACAATTGATTATAGAATTGTCGTTTTTTATTGCCTGTTCAAACAACGTTTAGGAAATGAGCCTCAATACTGTGTCGAGAAACTATCAAAAATCCGTTGACACCTGTTTACACAAATAGATACATTACTGAATAGGA
This is a stretch of genomic DNA from Caenorhabditis elegans chromosome V. It encodes these proteins:
- the T05E12.6 gene encoding CUB-like domain-containing protein (Confirmed by transcript evidence): MFHFEMKAIFLIFTIVIAFSNATIPECSGGVVTFDKPANTTIGTSYPGVFNNSNIQNFPKLYNCDYQINVPQNYSARVHLYVVTNDNTTAPVQVTDQLGRSEDLLKIHFSFLSHPVARYNSRLEIGKLVLDL
- the srh-237 gene encoding Serpentine Receptor, class H (Confirmed by transcript evidence), whose amino-acid sequence is MAPFCENHYLASPDFLKTAFHVITGLATPIHAFGFYCIIYKTPVHMKTVKWLLFNLHFCCIMLDITISFLGIPYIIFPAMAGYGLGPIDSPGLIFYLGVTFVTCVSTAIFVTFENRFFTLFAQTSNWKYFRKYAIGFSYIIIPLYYLPIQFLLPDQITGRELSWAMLDCIPELPSDGRLLFVFQVEKLAPALTMMVSESVPTIQVGSFFFLNVYNLIFASPSGISRKTVQMQHRLVIALIIQTSVSLFFFLVPINLIISFVFFHHQNQFHNNLIFFALAIHGIASTLIMVFVHKPYRDFALSPFD
- the srh-237 gene encoding Serpentine Receptor, class H (Confirmed by transcript evidence) encodes the protein MMVSESVPTIQVGSFFFLNVYNLIFASPSGISRKTVQMQHRLVIALIIQTSVSLFFFLVPINLIISFVFFHHQNQFHNNLIFFALAIHGIASTLIMVFVHKPYRDFALSPFD
- the ZK218.1 gene encoding ShKT domain-containing protein (Confirmed by transcript evidence) is translated as MIAPIVSILTVALSFVQAQVGPERNCTAYDAVATDFVYTPGATNCVNTYSDKTCESLYAIAAANPAPVPGLKTLRPGKCFTTAATAAVTSPIDADLVRAAVSTCPKTCGYCCQSPDYNCPNVQFPRLNCATILPSQCTNQQFRVIIAQDCPSACGLCNAGGCVDAIMGCANDISICNNVGMQDFVNLNCQRTCSRCSSAPVPGGCTYNRDSGTFCAAWAANGFCQNEFYSPDQRKQYCATTCKIC
- the ZK218.3 gene encoding ShKT domain-containing protein (Confirmed by transcript evidence), whose product is MVASIVVLVVLAFPCVQTQPAIGSELNCTVYSTTVDPVDFVYTPGATNCVNAYADSTCASLYAITTDEPAPVPGTSTPRPLKCFTAGEDAIGAVDPDLVRAAVSTCPKTCGFCCQSADYNCPNVQFPRLNCATILPSQCTNQEWRVIIAQDCPSACGFCNQGGCVDAVMGCANDISICNAVGMQTFVNTNCQRTCNRCSSTTVTGGCTYNRDSSTACAAWAVNGFCQNDFYTPAQRKQYCATTCRLC
- the ZK218.4 gene encoding Serpentine Receptor, class Z (Confirmed by transcript evidence), whose translation is MLSNTDFTQDPGLWIVIGVIFLPLMVANIVAWPFYLRQFPKNLVHYETSPFFQVIVLGYRYIKFFYPVPLIFSFLAIATSFFPIVSLSMLSVSIKFIFVGHIYSITYETWLGLLSIDRFLSSRESAEPNRFLTQRSLTVFYLLFIFVTAKELGFYLWISIVSEDSDKNKLLQVIFYYYTSYIFLQIILFIGMIFQFLMKSESQDQLTRQTKIIGATKLGLFVLFLLGIVTGFVYVSTIFASIDFILVPSVIMLTEIMCSPSPTGETIN